ACGCCACAGTTCATCCACTGAAGAAGCGGATCTCAGTCTTGGCGTGCACCTACCTTCTGTCCGGGATTTGGCTGCTGTCTTGTGGTCTAGTGGCTCCAGCAGTGGCTCACACCTACCACGTGGAGTTTAAGAACGAGGGCTTCACCATCTGCGAGGAGTTCTGGATGGGCCAGGAGGGGGAGCGTCTGGCTTATGCTTACAGCACTCTGTTCATCACCTACGTCCTGCCTCTGTCGGCTCTCTGCATCTCCTACCTGTGCATCTCCGTCAAATTGCGGAACTGTGTCGTACCCGGCCACCACACCCAGAGCCAGGCAGAGGCTCAGCGGATGCGCAAACGCAAGACCTTCCGGCTGGTGAGCCTGGTGGTGGCGGCCTTCGGCGTCTGCTGGATGCCCATCAGTGTGTTCAACGTGCTGCGCGACATTGACATTGACCTCATCGACAAGCGCTACTTTCTGCTcatccagctgctctgtcaCCTGTGCGCGATGAGCTCATCCTGCTGCAACCCCTTCCTCTACGCCTGGCTGCATGACCGCTTCCGCGCCGA
This genomic stretch from Larimichthys crocea isolate SSNF chromosome III, L_crocea_2.0, whole genome shotgun sequence harbors:
- the prlhr2a gene encoding prolactin releasing hormone receptor 2a isoform X2; protein product: METTDSGWAAELTPPCVLHEVNESDTGQVFEVALQNGSSKRSPQFVGVELLQSFKLLIIPCYTLVALVGVFGNYLLLYVICRTRKMHNVTNFFIGNLAFSDMLMCATCVPFTLAYAFNPHGWVFGRFMCYLVYLIQPVTVYVSVFTLTAIGVDRYYATVHPLKKRISVLACTYLLSGIWLLSCGLVAPAVAHTYHVEFKNEGFTICEEFWMGQEGERLAYAYSTLFITYVLPLSALCISYLCISVKLRNCVVPGHHTQSQAEAQRMRKRKTFRLVSLVVAAFGVCWMPISVFNVLRDIDIDLIDKRYFLLIQLLCHLCAMSSSCCNPFLYAWLHDRFRAELRKMFTCRRRIGISANNCATASVVL